The following coding sequences lie in one Deltaproteobacteria bacterium genomic window:
- a CDS encoding protein kinase — protein MQRDDDDPTQREEPLGDLAPEERQSLARLEQRMFGGGATALRVDRYELGEPLGRGGMGVVYRGWDPELRRKVAIKLVNVADVGSHGAARLLREARAIARISHPNVVPVYDVGDYLADAAPGTDAERRNVFVVMELVEGEDLDAWLAAAPRSWEEVLDAFLAAGHGLAAAHAAGVLHRDFKPANVLRGRDGRVRVADFGLARGIDPVSDGRPRESASDSAHALRLSAGELETQAGIVMGTPYFMAPEQMRGDEADASSDQYAFCVALFGGIYRRGPFPRLPLQALAELKAAGSFEAPADGAGAPQWLSSIIARGLAPDRTRRWPSMHALLQAIEQRRGRRRRRVRATVIGGAIAVAVGIGLAVGRMPAEPPVAVVAAAPVQGPPVLAFQPFDVVDDPRLSWAVDGLPELVEQELRDREGIRVVRYHRLKTALGGSPAAELPEVVAAFGATALVSGVVAAHGDGYEVTLRLRTPDGEVEWEQHRSTDANGLAEAVRELARELAVHVLGHPLEGPAAAPRPTDYAQNLALGVAALERHDLALALGYLDEARRLQPDAVDAHFYGGILAGWLGLEEEARAELELAGAGELSEPKRRYVDANLVQLRDGPAAALPRWREATAAFPREVYLAYGLFECLYHGGDGAGAVAEFRRLHALSPGFGSGLSHVLDRAAAIEDLPTVDWALDAAAGAEQAPQFLAFWRARRRGLERDYRGALELLSPFAEDDGYAFVQALGWHAAAGDYALALARVRQRTDRDPSFDPLHELGLCTARGDAACGRASFERARAGLLRGALTNSSSMSWISLATLESIGGDRTRLLELERLREHAVEATLRRDVRFEIALALLTAALEGPAAAATSTSEFAPVREVAAAFAAEAKGDPKAAAAHWHEVAALALDARFIFAAHFHRARLLHDAGDHDGVLAACRPIVEPRNFDWSWAAAISPCLVFSGEAARARGDAEAARGFFERVPAVRAMASADDPWLARARAKP, from the coding sequence ATGCAGCGCGACGACGACGACCCGACCCAACGCGAGGAGCCGCTCGGCGACCTCGCGCCCGAGGAGCGTCAGTCACTCGCGCGGCTCGAACAGCGCATGTTCGGCGGCGGCGCCACGGCGTTGCGCGTCGATCGCTACGAGCTCGGCGAGCCGCTCGGCCGCGGCGGCATGGGCGTGGTGTACCGGGGCTGGGACCCCGAGCTGCGTCGCAAGGTTGCGATCAAGCTGGTCAATGTCGCCGACGTCGGCTCCCACGGCGCCGCGCGATTGTTGCGAGAGGCCCGCGCGATCGCTCGCATCTCGCACCCCAACGTCGTGCCGGTCTACGACGTCGGCGACTACCTCGCGGACGCGGCACCGGGCACCGACGCCGAGCGACGCAACGTGTTCGTGGTGATGGAGCTGGTCGAGGGCGAGGACCTCGATGCGTGGTTGGCCGCGGCGCCGCGGTCGTGGGAGGAGGTGCTCGACGCCTTCTTGGCCGCGGGGCACGGCCTCGCGGCGGCGCACGCGGCCGGCGTCCTGCACCGGGACTTCAAGCCCGCCAACGTGCTGCGCGGCCGGGATGGTCGGGTTCGCGTGGCGGATTTCGGGCTCGCGCGCGGCATCGATCCGGTGAGCGACGGTCGGCCGCGTGAGTCGGCCAGCGACAGTGCACATGCGCTGCGACTGTCGGCCGGCGAGCTCGAGACCCAGGCCGGCATCGTGATGGGCACGCCGTACTTCATGGCACCGGAGCAGATGCGCGGCGACGAGGCCGACGCGAGCAGCGATCAGTACGCGTTCTGCGTGGCGCTGTTCGGCGGCATCTACCGCCGCGGCCCGTTCCCGCGGCTGCCGCTCCAGGCCCTCGCCGAGCTCAAGGCCGCGGGCAGCTTCGAGGCGCCGGCCGATGGTGCCGGCGCGCCGCAGTGGCTGTCGTCGATCATCGCGCGGGGACTCGCGCCCGATCGCACGCGGCGCTGGCCGTCGATGCACGCGCTGCTGCAGGCGATCGAGCAGCGTCGTGGTCGCCGACGTCGCCGCGTGCGTGCGACCGTGATCGGGGGCGCGATTGCGGTGGCGGTGGGCATCGGGCTCGCGGTCGGTCGCATGCCGGCCGAGCCGCCAGTCGCGGTGGTTGCCGCTGCCCCGGTCCAGGGGCCGCCGGTGCTCGCGTTCCAGCCCTTCGACGTGGTCGACGACCCGCGGCTCTCGTGGGCGGTCGACGGCTTGCCCGAGCTCGTCGAGCAGGAGCTGCGCGACCGCGAGGGCATCCGTGTCGTTCGCTACCACCGCCTCAAGACCGCCCTCGGTGGCAGCCCGGCGGCGGAGCTGCCCGAGGTCGTCGCCGCATTCGGTGCCACCGCGTTGGTCTCGGGGGTCGTCGCGGCCCACGGCGATGGCTACGAGGTCACGCTGCGCCTGCGCACCCCCGACGGCGAGGTCGAGTGGGAGCAGCATCGGTCGACCGATGCGAACGGCCTCGCCGAGGCGGTGCGAGAGCTGGCGCGCGAGCTCGCGGTGCACGTGCTCGGTCATCCGCTCGAGGGGCCCGCCGCTGCGCCGCGGCCGACGGACTACGCCCAGAACCTCGCGCTCGGGGTCGCTGCGCTCGAGCGGCACGACCTCGCGCTGGCGCTGGGCTACCTCGACGAAGCCCGACGCCTGCAGCCCGATGCCGTCGACGCCCACTTCTACGGTGGCATCCTCGCCGGCTGGCTCGGGCTCGAAGAGGAGGCCCGCGCGGAGCTCGAGCTCGCCGGCGCCGGCGAGCTCTCCGAGCCCAAGCGCCGCTATGTCGACGCCAACCTCGTACAGCTGCGCGATGGTCCCGCCGCCGCGCTGCCCCGCTGGCGCGAGGCCACGGCGGCCTTTCCCCGCGAGGTCTACCTCGCCTACGGGCTCTTCGAGTGCCTCTACCACGGTGGTGACGGCGCGGGCGCGGTGGCGGAGTTCCGACGTCTGCACGCGCTCTCGCCCGGCTTCGGCAGTGGGCTCAGCCACGTGCTCGATCGCGCGGCCGCGATCGAGGACCTGCCCACCGTCGACTGGGCACTCGACGCGGCCGCCGGCGCCGAGCAAGCGCCGCAGTTTCTCGCGTTCTGGCGCGCACGCCGACGCGGACTCGAGCGTGACTACCGTGGCGCGCTCGAGCTGCTGTCGCCGTTCGCGGAGGACGACGGCTATGCCTTCGTGCAGGCGCTGGGCTGGCACGCGGCCGCGGGCGACTACGCGCTCGCGCTCGCGCGCGTGCGACAGCGGACCGATCGCGATCCCAGCTTCGATCCACTGCACGAGCTCGGTCTGTGCACCGCACGCGGCGATGCGGCGTGCGGCCGGGCGAGCTTCGAGCGCGCGCGCGCGGGCTTGCTGCGGGGGGCGCTGACCAACTCGAGCAGCATGTCGTGGATCTCCCTGGCCACGCTCGAGTCGATCGGCGGCGACCGAACGCGGCTGCTCGAGCTGGAGCGCCTGCGCGAGCACGCGGTCGAGGCCACCTTGCGTCGCGACGTGCGCTTCGAGATCGCCCTTGCGCTGCTGACCGCCGCGCTCGAGGGGCCTGCGGCCGCGGCCACGTCGACCAGCGAGTTCGCACCGGTGCGCGAGGTCGCGGCCGCCTTCGCGGCCGAGGCGAAGGGCGACCCGAAGGCCGCGGCGGCCCACTGGCACGAGGTCGCTGCATTGGCGCTCGACGCCCGCTTCATCTTCGCCGCCCACTTCCACCGCGCGCGCCTGCTGCACGACGCGGGCGACCACGACGGCGTACTGGCGGCGTGCCGGCCGATCGTCGAACCCCGCAACTTCGACTGGAGCTGGGCCGCCGCGATCTCGCCGTGCCTGGTGTTCTCGGGCGAGGCGGCCCGTGCACGGGGTGATGCCGAGGCAGCGCGCGGCTTCTTCGAGCGGGTGCCTGCGGTGCGTGCGATGGCCAGCGCCGACGATCCGTGGCTCGCGCGGGCGCGCGCCAAGCCGTGA
- a CDS encoding sigma-70 family RNA polymerase sigma factor — protein MTDFELLGQWRAGDTAAGNRLLRRHFQSVHRFFRNKVDGDIDDLIQRTFLGLVEALPRFREHAQFKTFLLAVARNHLLLHYRERAQLQKRNAEDVSVHDLGVAAAPSGAIALREEQQLLLTALRRLPLALQLTVELFYWERLGVDDIGLVLEIPAGTVKSRLARARDNLRATLQQLATAPEVRTSSISDLEQWAHSLRDVVAALDGAVSGDAQ, from the coding sequence ATCACCGACTTCGAGCTGCTCGGCCAGTGGCGCGCCGGCGACACCGCGGCGGGCAACCGCCTGCTGCGTCGGCACTTCCAGAGCGTGCATCGCTTCTTCCGCAACAAGGTCGACGGCGACATCGACGACCTCATCCAGCGCACGTTCCTGGGCCTCGTCGAGGCCTTGCCGCGCTTCCGCGAGCACGCGCAGTTCAAGACCTTCTTGCTCGCCGTCGCGCGCAATCATCTGCTGCTGCACTACCGCGAGCGCGCGCAGCTGCAGAAGCGCAACGCCGAGGACGTCTCGGTACACGACCTCGGCGTCGCTGCGGCGCCCAGCGGGGCCATCGCGCTGCGCGAGGAGCAGCAGCTCCTGCTGACGGCGCTACGCCGGCTGCCACTGGCGCTGCAGCTGACCGTGGAGCTGTTCTACTGGGAGCGGCTCGGCGTCGACGACATCGGGCTGGTGCTCGAGATCCCCGCCGGCACGGTGAAGAGTCGGCTCGCGCGCGCGCGCGACAACCTGCGCGCGACGCTGCAGCAGCTCGCGACCGCGCCCGAGGTCCGCACCAGCTCGATCTCCGACCTCGAGCAGTGGGCACACTCGCTGCGCGACGTCGTGGCCGCACTCGACGGGGCCGTCAGCGGCGACGCGCAGTAG
- a CDS encoding TetR/AcrR family transcriptional regulator — MASELNHKRQNGSNGFTVPHATRPYVRWWYPAAASMAPGGTPGTSKHDAIVRAATRLFQRYGYRRTTVELIAQEAGVAKPTLYAHFEDKDAIFVAVCKAVVARIVDGARAAAQLPDPIERVVAMLSAKFTTVYELVDASPHARELLESSDARAREIIEDGDRIFVELMTSTLKAAARAGELSLDRFGGKPAVLTQLLMQAGHGAGWGASTVEQQRRQLDALVRAMIERAPAPTVARAGRATARRR; from the coding sequence GTGGCTTCCGAACTGAACCACAAACGTCAGAACGGTTCAAATGGTTTCACCGTCCCGCACGCGACCCGGCCGTACGTGCGTTGGTGGTACCCTGCGGCGGCATCGATGGCTCCGGGTGGCACCCCAGGCACGTCCAAGCACGACGCCATCGTCCGCGCCGCCACGCGGCTGTTCCAGCGCTACGGCTACCGGCGCACGACCGTCGAGCTCATCGCCCAGGAGGCCGGCGTCGCCAAGCCGACGCTGTATGCCCACTTCGAGGACAAGGACGCCATCTTCGTCGCCGTGTGCAAGGCCGTGGTCGCGCGCATCGTCGACGGCGCGCGTGCAGCCGCGCAGCTGCCCGACCCCATCGAGCGGGTGGTGGCGATGTTGTCCGCGAAGTTCACCACCGTGTACGAACTCGTCGATGCCTCGCCCCACGCCCGCGAGCTGCTCGAGTCGAGCGACGCGCGCGCCCGCGAGATCATCGAGGATGGCGATCGCATCTTCGTCGAGCTGATGACCTCGACGCTCAAGGCGGCCGCGCGCGCCGGCGAGCTTTCGCTCGATCGCTTTGGCGGCAAGCCGGCGGTACTGACCCAGCTCTTGATGCAGGCGGGCCACGGTGCCGGGTGGGGTGCGAGCACGGTCGAGCAGCAGCGCCGGCAGCTCGACGCGCTCGTGCGTGCAATGATCGAGCGGGCCCCGGCGCCGACGGTCGCGCGCGCGGGCCGAGCTACTGCGCGTCGCCGCTGA
- a CDS encoding SDR family NAD(P)-dependent oxidoreductase has product MTTADSTPAVLVTGCSSGIGRATALRLARAGSGWRVWATARRPTELAELAAAGCRTLALDVCDRESMAAAVAAVEAEHGHVAALINNAGYSQTGAFEAVPLEAVRRQFETNVFGVIALTQLVLPGMRRAGAGRIINLSSMGGKLVFPGGGYYHATKHAIEALSDALRFEVRSFGVEVVLIEPGLIKSGFSEAAVSSMQHREGVGATYDVFHDAVARATKEIYDKGPLAAFAGVPDDVAKVIERALAAKRPRARYTVTMSAKLLLAQRRWSSDRVWDWFLRQNFPSPAPLGALTAAAEPRDA; this is encoded by the coding sequence ATGACCACCGCAGACTCCACCCCCGCCGTCCTCGTCACTGGCTGTTCCTCTGGCATCGGTCGCGCGACCGCGCTGCGGTTGGCGCGGGCCGGCAGCGGCTGGCGGGTGTGGGCCACCGCGCGGCGGCCGACCGAGCTGGCCGAGCTGGCCGCGGCCGGCTGCCGCACGCTCGCGCTCGACGTCTGCGATCGCGAGTCGATGGCCGCGGCGGTCGCGGCCGTCGAGGCCGAGCACGGCCACGTCGCGGCGTTGATCAACAACGCCGGCTACTCGCAGACGGGCGCGTTCGAGGCGGTGCCGCTCGAGGCGGTGCGCCGTCAGTTCGAGACCAACGTGTTCGGCGTGATCGCGCTGACGCAGCTGGTCCTACCGGGCATGCGCCGCGCCGGCGCCGGTCGCATCATCAACCTGAGCTCGATGGGCGGCAAGCTGGTGTTCCCCGGCGGCGGCTACTACCACGCCACCAAGCACGCGATCGAAGCCCTGAGCGATGCGCTGCGCTTCGAGGTGCGCAGCTTCGGTGTCGAGGTGGTGCTGATCGAGCCCGGCCTCATCAAGAGCGGCTTCAGCGAGGCCGCGGTGTCGAGCATGCAGCACCGTGAGGGCGTCGGTGCGACGTACGACGTGTTCCACGACGCGGTCGCGCGCGCGACCAAGGAGATCTACGACAAGGGGCCGCTCGCCGCGTTCGCCGGCGTGCCCGACGACGTCGCGAAGGTCATCGAGCGCGCGCTCGCAGCCAAGCGTCCACGTGCGCGCTACACCGTGACGATGTCGGCCAAGCTCTTGCTCGCGCAGCGGCGATGGTCGAGCGATCGCGTGTGGGACTGGTTCCTGCGGCAGAACTTCCCCTCGCCCGCACCGCTCGGCGCACTCACGGCGGCGGCGGAGCCCCGCGACGCTTGA
- a CDS encoding polysaccharide biosynthesis protein, which translates to MTAESPAAPPPSAGKLASQAAGVLVLGNVLATLADIVVPLLVVRLLGKADVATLTALLLVYNTVALVVATGFPQAVMYHLPGRPLAERAAIARRICRTLLVLGAAAGLLLLFIGRWGSDLVAMLSSVDSDAAVDLGPLVVIALMPLGDLPGRVLPNLLVAEHRPGGAAAYGVFRSLALSCSTLVPITLGGDAWTVAQCLVLVGVAQGVWVLASLRSLYRGAERVPSPTSLREMIRFGLPLGLTDVVAVLNNSLDRFLIMLAFADVYFAEYQAGAWQIPIITRVPYIVGTAMAPQLVAMFRDKLPREAIALWRGSIEKVSLLVVPIAMVFVVAAEELVEILFTPEYAGAAPVLRWYSILTAGRVAAFGTVIVAAGRPGYVFQASVLSLVANLVISLPLLWWVGFEGPAMGTAIAFVPIVVFYSWSIARASGLPMGDILPLRAYARVVGIALVGAAIAWGFKRQMSGPAAWMLAGEAALLLGTFAALGTVLRVIHRDDWRYVWGWVRLEALFKRRGAPPPP; encoded by the coding sequence ATGACCGCCGAGTCTCCCGCCGCGCCGCCGCCATCCGCCGGCAAGCTCGCCTCGCAGGCGGCGGGTGTGCTCGTGCTCGGCAACGTGCTCGCGACGCTGGCGGACATCGTGGTGCCGCTGTTGGTCGTGCGCCTGCTCGGCAAAGCGGATGTTGCGACGCTCACCGCGTTGCTGCTGGTCTACAACACGGTCGCGCTGGTGGTCGCGACCGGCTTTCCGCAGGCCGTCATGTACCACCTGCCCGGCCGTCCGCTGGCCGAGCGTGCCGCGATCGCGCGACGGATCTGCCGCACGTTGCTGGTGTTGGGGGCCGCTGCGGGGCTGTTGCTGCTGTTCATCGGGCGTTGGGGCAGCGACCTGGTCGCGATGTTGTCGTCGGTCGATTCCGACGCTGCGGTCGATCTCGGTCCGCTCGTGGTCATCGCCCTGATGCCGCTCGGTGATCTGCCCGGTCGCGTGTTGCCCAACCTGCTGGTCGCCGAGCACCGGCCAGGCGGCGCCGCGGCCTACGGCGTGTTCCGCTCGCTGGCGCTGTCGTGCTCGACCCTGGTGCCCATCACGCTCGGTGGCGACGCGTGGACGGTCGCGCAGTGCCTCGTGCTGGTCGGCGTGGCCCAGGGTGTGTGGGTGCTGGCGAGCCTGCGCTCGCTGTATCGCGGTGCCGAGCGGGTGCCGTCGCCGACCTCGCTGCGCGAGATGATTCGCTTCGGTCTCCCGCTCGGGCTCACCGACGTCGTCGCGGTGCTGAACAACAGCCTCGACCGCTTCCTCATCATGCTCGCGTTCGCCGACGTGTACTTCGCGGAGTATCAGGCCGGCGCGTGGCAGATCCCGATCATCACGCGCGTACCGTACATCGTCGGCACCGCGATGGCGCCCCAGCTGGTGGCGATGTTCCGCGACAAGCTCCCGCGCGAGGCGATCGCGCTGTGGCGCGGGTCGATCGAGAAGGTCTCGCTACTGGTGGTGCCGATCGCGATGGTGTTCGTGGTCGCCGCCGAGGAGCTGGTCGAGATCCTGTTCACGCCCGAGTACGCCGGTGCCGCGCCGGTGCTGCGCTGGTACTCGATCCTCACGGCCGGACGCGTGGCGGCCTTCGGCACCGTGATCGTGGCCGCAGGCCGCCCGGGCTACGTCTTCCAGGCCTCGGTGCTGTCGCTGGTGGCGAACCTCGTGATCAGCCTGCCGCTGCTGTGGTGGGTCGGCTTCGAGGGCCCGGCGATGGGCACCGCGATCGCGTTCGTGCCGATCGTCGTGTTCTACAGCTGGAGCATCGCGCGGGCCTCGGGGCTGCCGATGGGCGACATCCTGCCGCTACGCGCCTACGCGCGGGTGGTCGGCATCGCGTTGGTCGGCGCCGCGATCGCGTGGGGCTTCAAGCGCCAGATGAGCGGGCCCGCGGCGTGGATGCTGGCCGGCGAGGCGGCGCTGCTGCTCGGCACCTTTGCGGCGCTCGGCACGGTGTTGCGCGTCATCCACCGCGACGACTGGCGCTACGTCTGGGGCTGGGTGCGGCTCGAGGCGTTGTTCAAGCGTCGCGGGGCTCCGCCGCCGCCGTGA